ATAGGCAAAGAGAAAGTGTAACATGTATGACTAAGATGCTGAGTGATCCTCCCCAGAAAGCTGATCGATTGCCAGAACTTTCATCAAGACATATTCTTGATTCAGCCAAAGGCGATGCTCACTCTTGTGAGAGTCCTCCAACAGTTGCTCCAGTGCTTTCCTCAAGTGAAGTTATAAAAGATTGGATTGACCAAGGATGTGAAATAATGAAGGAAAAGATGGGGCCGTTAGGGGAGGAAGCTGGATTTGATGATAGCTTGTTGCCTCCTGTTTGTAAAGGGGCTGTTGAAAATGATGATATTCCATCAAACAGTTTGGACAGGACTTCATTGGACAGAACTACAGGTCTCCCTAGCCAACCCGTAAGGGAACGGATCATCAAATACACATTTCAAAGGAAGCGCAAGAGAGGAGCTCCGAGTGAATCTGAAATGGCAGTGTCACCTGAGACGGAAAAGAGAAACGAAGATAATAAAAGTACTCTTAAAAACCAGCAGCCATCCAAGGATAGCTTGTTGTCAGAGTCATCCCGAGACAGTAGGCGATTGGCACAAGTTGCTCGTCAGGTTAGTGAATAAAAACCTCTAACTACCTATGAACATTGCTAGTTTCCTGTTTGTGCATCCACTTGGCTCTGGGGATATAGAGTTTGCTATGATGTATTCAGCTCCTTTGTGTTTTGTCTACCCTAGTTCTCTTTTACTGATATGTGCTATTTCGTTACTTTGATAAATCTAAACTCTATTTTGTTTGCACTTATTACCATTTACATATGGAAGTTTCCATGGCTAGATCTCTTTAATATAGTGGAGCATTCTGTTTTTGAAATATTTCATGTACAATAATGCTAGTTCTGATTACAAAGGAAATGTACAGTAGCAAAATTAGTCCACTGATGTGATATTCCATTCGATAATTTCACCATATTGGCAGGTGTGAAATTTCATATGGTCTGTTATGCCCTGAAAACATCTTAATGGAAAAACGCTTAATGGAAGTAAAACAGAGATCTTTAGTCATTATGTTCACTAAGTTAATCTCAACCTGTCTTTTGGTTATAATGAGTGGGACAGGGAGCAGTATTTGGTGAGGTATCTCAGAAAATATTCCAGTAAAAAATTTACTTATTTAGATTTGAGAATTTAAATCTCTTTGTCAGCCAGCCTTTTCCAAGAATCAATTTTCTTCATGAAGCCTTACCACTTCAAGCTATTACTCAAAGCTTCAAGCACGAGTCCTTGGGTTTCTGGTTGAGATGAAATATGTGTAGCAAACAATGATGGCTGAAATAGTTAAAGACATTGCACTCTAGCCTGAGAAAGTAAAGGTAGTAAATTTCAAGAAATGAGAGAAGAAATATTAGGCATCTAGCCTTGTCCCTTATGAGTaagttgaaaaatgaaatataaaggTAAATACAATGCAGCAATCTGTGAGTGTATAAGTTTTCAGGAGTAATGCAAGGTTATATGACTAGTTATATCAGAATGTTTCTTGTATCAGACACTAAACATCTTCTAAATGTTGTATGATACCATGTTACCCTCTGCTTTCTTTATTTGCTTATTGCGGTCGATCAGTCTTGCCATATGCTTATTACTTGTATTTAATTTGGCAGCTTCTATCCTTGTCTGAGAAGAAGTGGTGGCATTGACAAAGTGTTTCATGATATCGGTGTGTATAATACTACCATTATTCAACACCATGTAAGAGAGATGATGACAAGAACTTGTAATCATACAGTAGTAAGCTACATCTGGTTTCCCAAGAATTTCTAGTTGCATATTTTCAAAGCTATTCTAAAACAGTGTTTCCATTTGCAGTGTGCATTCAATAGTGTTTTTGGCACTTAAATTTATGTTGAGTTACCCAAATTATAATTTCAAGATATATGTTAGTCATCATCCTAAATCAAGACAGTTATTATCACTACATATGAAAACGAATTACATTTTGCATCCACTCTACAACTTTTCCAGCCATCTGCTGCCGGAGCAATCGTAGTCAGTCTAACCCTAATCTCTTCTCTCAACAAATTGATGACAAGGAGACAAACAGAGCTCAGAACTCCCAGCCACCACTATATTAAGGTTGTCAACTTGTCAGACATGTATAGTTGGGAACAAATAATGATGTCTGAAGATCCTCCTCAATCAAGCTTGACCCTTCACTGAAACTTGTTGAAGAGGGATTTCAGCCAGTGGGTTCATCACTATAACCCCACGGCCACCACGGAGGGGATGCCTCCGGTTCTGCAACAGAAACCCTCCGCAACCATCTTCGTTCTTGCCAGGAACGCTGCCAGCTGCCCCAACCGATGGTTGGGTTCCACGCAACTGGGAAGAAGCTTGAGCCCCAGCTTGTGCCTTTCTCCGCATCTTCAGGTTGAGGAAATCTGCACCTGGCAACGAACAGCAAGAGGCTCCATTTGTCGACATCTTTCCAGTGGAGACGGCTAGATCAAATGAGATCTCATCCAGTGCAAGCTGTATACCATGCACACGTGCCTCCAGTGAATGAATACCTCTCTGTGAGCTCTCAGTAAATCTCTGtattacaaaagaaaaatcaaatatCAGTACATCACTAGCTATAGATAATGTTGTACATTCAGCAAGAGAAATATTGCACCTGAAGAATTTCCAACAAATTTGACTGCTGAATTTCAATCTGAACAAGCTGCTTCCTGATTAGAGACAGGCCTTCACAATCTCTCTGATTCCTAGACACATCTTCGGTTGCATTACTAACTACAACCCTATGATTATGCTTCTCGTAGCTCTCTTCGAACAGAGCCCGTCTGATTTCCTGGTTCTCAGACCGCCCCCCCTCCTCTCCACCCTGCTTATCTCCAGAAACCGATGTGACAGAAGAGCTAGTAGGAGCAGCTGCAGCGTCTACTTTCGTGTTGGAGGGCTTCTTGCTATCCAATTTTCGGAACATTGGAGGACTAGTTCTGTTCCCATTGCTTCCAACAGAACTCCTTCTCCTTGCTGCAGAAGCAGGAAAGCCATGCGGGCTACTTTTCTTTACTTGTGAAGATGGTTGGCTAATGCCAGTTTTTGAGCCAGGAGCAGTTTCTGCATATTGCCGAATCAAGTAAGAAAACGTTCAAAATCATACCTTCAGGCGAAATATCGTTTCTATCAAGAATTGGTACAAACTagcagaaaatatcaacatctGCGAAATCAAAATCATACCTTTAGGTGAAAGCTCATCCGTTAGATCAGGAATCTCCTTCCAAGCTTCCACCATCTGATTCATCGTCTCCCTCGCAACCTTCACCTGATCAAATTCTCACACACATTAATCTAAAGGCATaatcaaaaaattcaaattcttATATCTAAATCGGAGAAAACCCAAACCTTGTCGAATCGCTTAGCTTCAAAAGTCTTCAAGCAAGAAGCTTTATATTCGGAGAGAGCATCTCTCTCCACCGCCGCCATCTTCGTCAGCGCCTCCGCGGCAGCCTTCCTGGCCGCCCAATCCTCGCTGCTCAAGAACTCCACCAAACTTCCGATCAGATTCCTCATCGCACTcctccctccgccgccgctgaGCACTCCCTCAACCTCCACAAGGCTCCCCAACAACGCCAAGATCGCGCCTTTGGCCTTGAAGCTCTCGCATTTCGCGAGCTTCTCAAGCCGCGGCAGCAGCTTGCGGAGGCTCCCCACGTCGGGGTTGTTGGAGCCCTCAATCACCGCGGCGAGGCACAATGCGGCGCCGTTTTGGGCGTTTCCCTCCTGCTCCGCGAAGAGGGCCTCGACGAATGGCTTCGCGACGGAGCTGAATGCGAGGTGAGAAGCCAAGGAGAGGGACGCGGCGACGCAGGCGGCGCGGACGGAGGAGTCCGGGTCGCGGAGGCGGCGGGCGACGGCGGAGAGGATTTTCGAGAGGTGAGGGGAGAGGGCGCCGCCGTGGTGGGCGGCGAGGACGGAAAACAGGCGGAGGCAGTGGCGGCGGACGGGGGATTTGTCGGAGGAGTCGGTGGCGgagatggaggagatgaaggAGGGGAGGAATTCGGCGTGGAGGCTACGGGCGATGGACTCGAGCtccgcggcggcggcggcgtgggTGTCTCGGTCGGAGAGCTTGTGGAGGCACGTCAGCACGCGGTGCTTCAGGTCGCGAGCCTGCTTGCTGGAGGCCGACATTGTAGTTAGTGCGGTGGCGCCGGCGGCATCGCGGTGGTTGGATTTGGAGGGGAGTTCGTTTTTCTGGTTTGTGGTGGAGTGTTCATTTATATAGTGGGGATAGGATTAGGAGGAAGGAGAGGTAAAACGACGTCGTGGGATTGGATACAGTGATGGTACGTTGTCGTATTCGGTTGCTCTCCCCGCCAATGCCATGTGCTTTTCGCTCGCTTTCTTAAGTTAGTTAAATAACTTAACTTAATGAGTAATTATGAAGGGGATTAGTTTAAGGCCATAAGATTCTCCATTTCTCTAAAGTGGTcctgaaaatataaaattgagatGGTAACAAGATATATAACGTGGtcctaattttaggaattaAATGTGGAAATTTAGAAATTATTAGTAGGGCAGTTAAAAGCCGTTAATTGAGCATAATAAATTTCCTATAAAGTAGGACGGTATGGGCATTAACTAACACAGTTTAATAGCAATCATGATCGATCAAATTATTTTCATAGGCTATATAGTAGAGTCATGTGGTTCAACCCCCGCGAAccctatttttatttaaataactaaaacTTGAGTGAAGATGTTAGCAAAttatcaaaaattaaaatttaaatattgaacTTAAATAATGGTGGTATTAACTCTtacttataataaaaaaatgaattaaatgaaaatttgaaatactATATAGAATGCAGTTTTGGAATAGATATTACGTCTGCTTTAAAGGAGGTTGATGGAGAATGAATACCAATTAAGCTAGCTGCAGTAGATAAGCTCCAATACCACCTAATTAATTAGATGTGGTTGAAACTTAAATAAGACATTGAATTATGAACTGTTCTTCAAATCTATAGTTAATTTGAATTTACTTAGCTCATCTCTAACATGCGTTCAAGCAGGAGAAATAAGGAATtgagaaaaaagtaaaatatactaaaaaaatgaaagatgCTGCAAATCATGAAATAAgacttaatttatatatatagattaatttgattaatCTCTTCGTCAGATTTGAGACCTCACACACACACGAATATGTGTACACTTCTCAATAATACATTCCGTTTATAGGATGTGTTTATACTTATTCTATTTACGTACACTAGTGTACATGTCAACATATATGAGTAAATATTAGTATTGAGAATTTATATTACACATATATACTGTACTTCAGAATTATCAAGTCAACAAGAGAGGAAAATAAGAATATATACAAAAAATTGAAGCATAACATGTGGGGTGGTTGGAGGATAAAGTTTTCTTTTCTTCATGCTTAAAGATACTTAATATGCAAATCTCAATTTAATGTGATATTTCAATAAGTTACGAACCCTATTATTACGAGCTAagtaattatttacaaaatttatatCCAACCACATGTGAAGATACTCTCtctcacatacacacacaacaATTAATCATTTTCGTTTTGTAAAGGAGAATGAATAATATATGGAGTATGTGGGATGTTTGTGCGAACAATTCAGAAGATACATGATGGGGTATGTGTTGTATACTTGAGTGTGAGAAATGACCAACTTAATACCTTTCACTTcattattatatttgattttttgaattttaatttttttaggggATTTTGATATGGCATATATTCATTGACTTGATGGTCTTAATTGATATACTTTAATTGGATAAAGCATGCATATAACTTTGTTAAAATCAATatgaatgataaaatatttctaaattttaactTATACTCATGTGTTTGTTATCTCCAGTTATGTTATCTGACTCTCAGTTGCAAAGCTTGTAATATAATGCATATGACATAGTAAAAGTTTCTGACAAATGTATCTCGTGAGATTCTGAGTTTCTTGATAATGACTTCACAATTTAGGACTAGTATCATGAATTTACCctgttttttatattaatactatatgttagtgtttcacaaaataaacaattaatGCAAAAATTCTGATTTTGCATATTAACATGGAGTACAAAATTGAACGAAAATAAACCTTACGTATCTTTATAATGGGAGTCAATATGATTAACACATGTGTATGTGGACATGAGTCCAAGAATGGGCATGTGCAGTGTCGTTGCATGCAACCAGGCACATAACATGGAACGTCTTGATATACAAACAAATGACCCAATTTGAAAGGACAAAACTCTAGTAATTAGGGTTTTTTGGGGCTTGGTATTCTAATCCTTACACATATACATGCATACAGTGATACAGATATTCAGCATGCATGCATGTGGTCCTAAATATgtctatatattaatataatttgtattgGGGTTAAGAAGAGGGGAGGTCAAtttaaactaataaataattctTCAAAGCGTCATtatgaaaatttattaaaattaaataagtacATAAATATGATATGCGTGAGAATGTGAAACGGTGAAAagttaaaaaaagaagaaaggaaggaaggaaatcctaaattaattagTTGCAAATAATAGAGGACCTACTAATTAGAGGATTTA
This genomic interval from Salvia splendens isolate huo1 chromosome 13, SspV2, whole genome shotgun sequence contains the following:
- the LOC121761071 gene encoding TORTIFOLIA1-like protein 5; translation: MSASSKQARDLKHRVLTCLHKLSDRDTHAAAAAELESIARSLHAEFLPSFISSISATDSSDKSPVRRHCLRLFSVLAAHHGGALSPHLSKILSAVARRLRDPDSSVRAACVAASLSLASHLAFSSVAKPFVEALFAEQEGNAQNGAALCLAAVIEGSNNPDVGSLRKLLPRLEKLAKCESFKAKGAILALLGSLVEVEGVLSGGGGRSAMRNLIGSLVEFLSSEDWAARKAAAEALTKMAAVERDALSEYKASCLKTFEAKRFDKVKVARETMNQMVEAWKEIPDLTDELSPKETAPGSKTGISQPSSQVKKSSPHGFPASAARRRSSVGSNGNRTSPPMFRKLDSKKPSNTKVDAAAAPTSSSVTSVSGDKQGGEEGGRSENQEIRRALFEESYEKHNHRVVVSNATEDVSRNQRDCEGLSLIRKQLVQIEIQQSNLLEILQRFTESSQRGIHSLEARVHGIQLALDEISFDLAVSTGKMSTNGASCCSLPGADFLNLKMRRKAQAGAQASSQLRGTQPSVGAAGSVPGKNEDGCGGFLLQNRRHPLRGGRGVIVMNPLAEIPLQQVSVKGQA